GGTTTCCCCGCTTCCATTTCTATCCCAATTCCACTTGGATCAAGTGTCGAAAATTTGATTAACGCAAGTCCAATAAGCTTTGTTATTAGATTAGTTTTGTAAATTTCCCCTAAACCTTTTCGTTTTCTCATCAGGTGTTTGTATTCCTTTCTTGAAAGGATGAGTTCTTTCTTCACTTGATCCTCAACAACAGAATAGTATTGCCTTACCTTATCACTTGTTAAGACATATCTTTTATCGCGTGGCAAGACTACCTTGAAGTTGTCGTAGTATGTATACTCATAATCATTGAACAAAAGATCCTCTTCGTAGTCTGGGAATATTTGAAGGAATGACTCTATGAGATCAAGATTGTATGTCCAATGGTCCGTCCAAAAACCTTCCCCATGAACAGCATCAATTTCCTCGTTGCTTAACTCTATCAACTTTCTTATCAATTCTTCTTCTGGTATATTCATTTTTATGTTTTCTCTCTCTATTAGCATCGCTACTTTTCCGGGTGTAAAATATTCACTCGATAAGAAATTTCTTATCTTTTCAGCTTCTTCTTTGGTACAGATATCTTCAAGAAAATCAAGTTTTTCGATCGATATCTTGTATCTTACACCATTAATGATCAATGGATTATAACCATCCGTCTGGATTAGATTTACGAAAAATCTGATGTTGTAGCTTCCAACTCTCGGATTAAAAAGCACATCATTTCGTCTGTTTTGGTTTATATCTCTGTAGTTACCATTACCACTTGAATAATATTCTGCAAGTAAGTTGAAATAATTATAATCTCTTTCAAGATCACCATGTTTCCTTGAATATACATGGTAAACTTTCTTAAAATCGGAGAATACTATCGGGTATCCTCCTCTGAGCACGTTGTCAAGGTATGTTTGTCTTGAGTATTCATCGAACAATGGATAGTTTGTATGAGTTTCTATATCCTTAGTTATATCCTCAACAATAGTCCTTGCTTCTTGTAGCTTTGAAAGCAGATAAGGCTCACTTCTTAACTTCTCTTTGTATATTTCAACAAGTTTCTCATCTGGAACGTAACCAATAACTGTTAGTATCCGAACACTTTCATTACTTTTTATCACACCTTCAAACGGGGTAAACGCGCAAGGAATTTTGTTTGTAGTATGTTGCTTTCTTTCTAAAATACTTTTTAGACCCTTTTCTGCAAAAATTATTGGATAATTATACGAAGTTTCATGGGCAAATACATTGTCAGGATCAACAATCGGTGTTATATACTTTGAACTTCCTGAATTTAAAACAGTTGATATGTAAAAATTTGCATCTTTTATTTCTTCAACTCGCGCGACGTCTTCTGTGGAAGATCTTAATTTAAACAAAGGAATCCCAGATTCTAAATTGTAAACGTCCATCCAGGCACGCAAGGTGTTTCCCATATGCTTTATTAAATAATCATTTACACCTGTAGGTAACAATATCGAAATTCCATCCAGCAACTCTATGGAAAGGTCATTCATTGAAGCATTACGAATGTTAACAATTCTCACAAGAGCTCCAACTCTTTCATTTGGAAGCAGAAAATACGTTATGCTTGTTTTCAAACCAAATTCTTTAGAATATTCGCTTATTTCAAGTTCGTTTTTACCAATGTACATTTCCTGGGTTGCTGATTCGGAACTTTTGAATGTGAAAGGTTCGTAATACTTACCGTTTATCTTGATGAATGTTCTAAATCCAAAGTTGTTAGTAAGTTGATAAGCTCTAAAGGCTGGATGAAACTCCAAAATAGGTTTGTCTTTGTTCGAAATTCCAAAAGATGTGATACACTGACCTCTATTTACATAAAATACCCATAAAGGTATTCCTTTCAAGCCGGCAATTCCTGGTAAGAAACTTGAAAATGGTTTGGAATTATTGTAACCCTCTATCACAAATCTACCAAATTTATCGAAAGAATAACTCATAATATACACCTCTCTTTAACCAGAATTCAATATTTGGTGATCTTTTCATGATTATTTTATTGTGTAACTTGTTTCATTAGAAAATTTTCATGAATTTCAGTTGAGCAGAAAATAAGATTTATGGTTATTTCCTTGGCAGATAAATGTTTTGACTTTGAATATCAAAAGGTGGGATAAATTGAATATATAAAAAGAGCAATTTGGCTGGAATTATTGCAGAAGAATAATTTTCCTACTTAGTTGGTGCACTTTTAAGACATGTAAAAATATTACAATAAGCGTGTAATTAGCACAAGTAGAGTATCGTAGATATAGTTATAACTTCACACGACATCTATAACTTTTTGTTTAGTTACTTGTAGATAGTTATTTAAAGTATGTCTAATCTAAAACATTAAATTTCATCTTAATTTGATTTAAAGACTAGACCAAAAACTTATGTCTCAGCATAAGGCATTGTCATTTCACTGAGCAATGTTGTTTAGATGTTCTACAATGAATTTTGTAGCTCTTACATCATCTTCGTTGTACTTAAGTATTTCTCTAAGTATTTCTTTATCTTTGGTTGCAATGTATTCCCTGTAGTAATCAATTACAGTCATACCATTTATATCTGTACGCCAATTGAATCCAAAAAACCTGGCAATTGTCTTTAGAGAATACGAAGGTATAGGTAGTGCAACATGGTTAACGTATACCTTGTACACATCTACGAATCTGGAAAGTAAGCTTTTTGATATGGGGATGTTGTATTTTTTTGATAACTTTCTGAATCGAGCTATCTCGTAATTGTGAAAATGATATACTGGCTTTTGACGTTTCTCGAGGAATTTCAATATATTTTCGAAAATATACCTTTCCTTTGATGGCTCTGAAGCAAGAAACGGTATGTATCTATCGTTTTCAAGAACACCAAAAAGATAATCAAAATCAAAAGGTGTATAGCTTTCAATATCAAGGTATATGCCTTCAGAAAGCTTTTGAATAGGTTTAAAAACAATAGGTTTCTTTTCCAATATACTTTTCGCGTGATAAATCAACTTATTAGCTTTTTCTTCACCGAACTCTTTCCTTATCGCGTCTTCAAACACTATTATGTCACTTAAATTGTTTATGCTAATCATTCGAAGCTTTTCGACAGTCTTTCCCCGAATTCCATGAATAAAAGCCAAACTATCAAGACTCACGGTTTCATGGAAACATTCACCAGCATATTTACATAAACGACATAAGTGATTTTTTGTTATCTTAAATTCCATCGTTTCACAAAACATAGATAACAAGGAAAGCAGTTTAGTAACATAAGGTTTCCAGTTGATTGAAACACTATAATAAGGACTCTCGAATATTATTTCCGAAACCTCCTTTTCATTGCTTTCAATAACATATCCAATGAACGCACCTTCAAGCATATGATATTCTGATAGCCTTTTTCCACTCTTTTTCATTCTAATAGTTATTTTATCTCCATAAATGACCTCATCAGCATCAACACAAAGCGTGCACCCAAAAGCCTCCGTTGCAAAGTCGTAATTTGATAAATATCTTTTCTCAGAAAGTATGTCTATTTTACACTTCTTTTGACAAAAATAGAGTGTTTTGATATCCTTATTTGTTATTATCATTAACCAAACTCCTTTGCACTAAAAATACTTTACAAGTATTTTTGAAATGAGTTTATCACTAAACATCTTTCTAACAAAATAATAAGACAGTTTGTTGCCCAAGCCTGGGATGTATAAAGGAGCGTCTTTTTCAAAAGCTTTGAGTGCACCTTTAACAACCTTTTCCGGACTCATGAGATTATTTCCAGGACTCATCTTTGCTCTTTCAAAAAACTTTGTCTTCGTCTTACCAGGCGCTACACATAAGACGTGTACGTTTTTATCTTTAAGCTCAGCCCATAAGCTTAACGAAAAACTGTAGACGAAAGCCTTTGTCGCAGCGTACACACTGAAATGTGGAATTGGCATAAAACCAGCCACTGAAGAAACGTTAATTATTCCTCCAGAACCTCTTTTAGAAAATTCCTTAGCATAATGATACGACAACCTTGCTAAAACTTCTATGTTAAGTTTAATCATATTTTCATACTCATTCCAGGAGTAGTTTAGGAAATCTCCATACAATCCAAAACCAGCGTTGTTTACTAAAAGATCAATATTAAATCTTGAAAGATTAACAAGAATAGAATCCAGTTCCTTTGTCAGATCGGCTTGTAACATCACTACACTTACGTTTGAAATTCGATGAATCTTATCTGCAACGGAACTCAAAGCTTCAGAATTCCTTCCAATTAAAATTACGTTCAAACCTTTTTGTGCAAGTTGAATCGCAAACTCGGAACCAATACCTGAGGAAGCCCCTGTAATAAGTGCCCATCTAAATCTATATATATCAAATTTTGGCATGTGCTGACACCTCCTCACATTGAATTATACACCTAATGTGGTAAAATAGTAAGTATTGCGAAGCATTCCAAAAAATATTCGAGGTGATTGGTTGTGATCAAAGATGTTTTAAAAATAGCAATACCTGTTTCCCTGGAGAATATAATTGCAAACACAGGAACCTTTGTACTTA
This DNA window, taken from Fervidobacterium sp., encodes the following:
- a CDS encoding cellobiose phosphorylase encodes the protein MSYSFDKFGRFVIEGYNNSKPFSSFLPGIAGLKGIPLWVFYVNRGQCITSFGISNKDKPILEFHPAFRAYQLTNNFGFRTFIKINGKYYEPFTFKSSESATQEMYIGKNELEISEYSKEFGLKTSITYFLLPNERVGALVRIVNIRNASMNDLSIELLDGISILLPTGVNDYLIKHMGNTLRAWMDVYNLESGIPLFKLRSSTEDVARVEEIKDANFYISTVLNSGSSKYITPIVDPDNVFAHETSYNYPIIFAEKGLKSILERKQHTTNKIPCAFTPFEGVIKSNESVRILTVIGYVPDEKLVEIYKEKLRSEPYLLSKLQEARTIVEDITKDIETHTNYPLFDEYSRQTYLDNVLRGGYPIVFSDFKKVYHVYSRKHGDLERDYNYFNLLAEYYSSGNGNYRDINQNRRNDVLFNPRVGSYNIRFFVNLIQTDGYNPLIINGVRYKISIEKLDFLEDICTKEEAEKIRNFLSSEYFTPGKVAMLIERENIKMNIPEEELIRKLIELSNEEIDAVHGEGFWTDHWTYNLDLIESFLQIFPDYEEDLLFNDYEYTYYDNFKVVLPRDKRYVLTSDKVRQYYSVVEDQVKKELILSRKEYKHLMRKRKGLGEIYKTNLITKLIGLALIKFSTLDPSGIGIEMEAGKPGWYDALNGLPGLFGSSVADSFELARLLRFLIEKLEAYGSKELGIPLEIYQLLTELLQAVENYYSNNHKPDIDFIFWSQISEIRERYREDTKFGFEGTEISASSSEIAQKLKKLLEKLEQKLSQATEENGGIMPTYYYYVPLEYEIIGNGANDDEKYVRINKFEKKTLPLFLEGVVKGFKIYKDTSFLRELYYKVKSSPLYDSKLKMYKVNASLEHTSMEIGRARAFTPGWLENESIWLHMEYKYMLEILKAKLYDEFYSDFINLFVPFLKPEIYGRSPLENSSFIVSSANPDETLHGNGFVARLSGATAEFLSIWWFMFVGDSPFEYKGGELMLKFKPILPGWLFDEEGKVSFRFLGNCVVTYYNPRRVDTYKLSCAKYVMLNIGTEEVKIHGGIIPQPYSEMVREGRVQAIEVVY
- a CDS encoding TM0106 family RecB-like putative nuclease, with the translated sequence MIITNKDIKTLYFCQKKCKIDILSEKRYLSNYDFATEAFGCTLCVDADEVIYGDKITIRMKKSGKRLSEYHMLEGAFIGYVIESNEKEVSEIIFESPYYSVSINWKPYVTKLLSLLSMFCETMEFKITKNHLCRLCKYAGECFHETVSLDSLAFIHGIRGKTVEKLRMISINNLSDIIVFEDAIRKEFGEEKANKLIYHAKSILEKKPIVFKPIQKLSEGIYLDIESYTPFDFDYLFGVLENDRYIPFLASEPSKERYIFENILKFLEKRQKPVYHFHNYEIARFRKLSKKYNIPISKSLLSRFVDVYKVYVNHVALPIPSYSLKTIARFFGFNWRTDINGMTVIDYYREYIATKDKEILREILKYNEDDVRATKFIVEHLNNIAQ
- a CDS encoding SDR family oxidoreductase, with amino-acid sequence MPKFDIYRFRWALITGASSGIGSEFAIQLAQKGLNVILIGRNSEALSSVADKIHRISNVSVVMLQADLTKELDSILVNLSRFNIDLLVNNAGFGLYGDFLNYSWNEYENMIKLNIEVLARLSYHYAKEFSKRGSGGIINVSSVAGFMPIPHFSVYAATKAFVYSFSLSLWAELKDKNVHVLCVAPGKTKTKFFERAKMSPGNNLMSPEKVVKGALKAFEKDAPLYIPGLGNKLSYYFVRKMFSDKLISKILVKYF